From Hippoglossus stenolepis isolate QCI-W04-F060 chromosome 4, HSTE1.2, whole genome shotgun sequence, a single genomic window includes:
- the kcnj1a.1 gene encoding ATP-sensitive inward rectifier potassium channel 1a.1 codes for MFETLNKRIQDSLVERKSRRCRLVTKDGRCNIEYGNINYSRHFAFLADFWTTFVEIRWRFVLFFFIASFTLSWFIFGLLWYWISRNNGDLTWQNPPVDHIPCVDNVVGLTTAFLYSLETQTTIGYGGRALTPLCPGAVALLIIQSLLGAIINCFMCGIILSKISLPKKRAKTITFSDMAVISPKNGALCLSIRVANLRKTLMIGSQLYGKLLRTTYTPDGETIIMDQVNIDFTVDAGKDNLFFICPLTLYHVIDKSSPFFEMAVDTLHQKDFELVVFLDGTAESTSSSCQVRTSFIPTEIMWGYNFLPIISRSKEGRYRVDFSNFSKVVPIATAHCAYCFHNIKGHHHHSRDGFDNLGFEVIDINDPPNVTKL; via the coding sequence atgtttgaaacctTGAACAAACGTATCCAGGACAGTCTGGTGGAGCGAAAGAGCCGCAGGTGCAGACTAGTGACCAAAGATGGTCGCTGCAACATTGAATATGGAAACATCAACTACAGCAGACACTTTGCCTTCCTGGCTGACTTCTGGACCACCTTTGTGGAAATCCGGTGGCGTTttgttctcttcttcttcattgcCTCTTTCACCCTCAGCTGGTTCATCTTTGGCCTGCTGTGGTACTGGATTTCCCGAAACAATGGAGACCTGACGTGGCAAAACCCCCCAGTGGACCACATTCCATGTGTTGACAATGTTGTAGGTCTCACCACAGCGTTCCTCTATTCCCTAGAAACCCAGACAACTATTGGGTATGGTGGACGCGCTCTCACCCCTCTCTGTCCCGGTGCTGTGGCACTTCTCATCATCCAGTCCCTCCTTGGAGCCATTATCAACTGCTTTATGTGTGGAATCATCCTGTCCAAAATCTCTTTGCCTAAAAAGAGAGCAAAGACCATCACCTTCAGCGACATGGCTGTAATCAGCCCCAAAAATGGTGCTCTCTGCCTGTCAATCAGAGTGGCCAACCTGCGCAAGACCCTGATGATAGGAAGCCAGCTCTACGGCAAGCTGCTGAGAACGACATACACACCAGACGGGGAGACCATCATCATGGACCAGGTGAACATCGACTTCACGGTGGATGCTGGGAAGGACAACCTCTTCTTCATATGCCCCCTCACGCTCTACCACGTCATTGACAAGAGCAGCCCTTTCTTTGAGATGGCGGTGGACACACTCCACCAAAAAGATTTTGAGCTGGTCGTCTTCCTAGACGGCACAGCTGagtccaccagctcctcctgccAAGTGCGGACCTCCTTTATTCCTACGGAAATCATGTGGGGCTACAACTTCTTGCCCATCATTTCCAGAAGCAAGGAGGGGAGGTACAGAGTAGATTTCTCCAACTTCTCCAAAGTGGTGCCCATAGCGACTGCACACTGTGCCTATTGTTTCCACAATATCAAGGGTCATCACCACCACTCCAGAGACGGATTTGACAACCTGGGCTTTGAGGTGATTGATATCAATGACCCCCCAAATGTCACTAAGTTGTAA